The Deinococcota bacterium DNA segment ACGGCTTCGCCACCTGCCTCAAGAAGTGGCAGGAGTCCTATGACGTCATCGTCATCGACTCGCCGCCGGTCCTGCCCGTCGCCGACGCCCTCACCATCGCGCCGCTGTGCACCGGCACCGTCTTGGTCGGCAGCCTGAAGGGCACCGACCGGCGCCAGGTCCAGGCCGCCGTGGACGTCTTGCAGCTTCACGCCGTCCGCCTGCTGGGCGTGGTCGCCACCAACCTCACCGAGCAGGGCAGCCGGATGTACAACTACGGCTACGGCGAGCCGGAGACGAAGCCGTCGCTCACCGCCCTGGGCGCCGACCAGGTAAAGCGCCCCAAGCCCAAGAACCTCGTCTAGCACTTAGAACATCACCTCAACCTCAAGCTACAGGGGCCAGCCATATCACGGCCCCTGCTGCTGTGGTCAGGGCCGCCGCCGAGCCACCGCCATTTTCACTCTGTCGATCTTCACCATGCCCATCTTCACCATGCCGACGCTTTCTCCCCACTCCTTTGCTTCCTCGTGCCTCTAGAAGCCTGGTTTACCCTGGGCGTCGTGGTGGTCATGCTGGGCGTCTTGACCCTCACCCGCATCGCGCCCGACGTCGTCTTCGTCGGCGGCCTCAGCCTGCTGCTCGTCTCCCGCGTCATCACGCCCGCCGAGGCCTTAGCCGGGCTGGCCAACCAGGGCGTGGTCACCGTCGGCGTGCTCTACGTGGTGGTGGCCGGCCTGCGCGAGACGGGCGGCATCGGCTGGCTGGTGCAGCGCCTCCTCAAGCAACCCCGCTCGCTGCCCGACGCGCAGCTCAAGCTGATGACGCCGGTCACCTTCATGAGCGCCTTTTTGAACAACACCCCGGTGGTGGCCATGCTGATCCCGGCGGTCAACGACTGGGCCAAAAAGTACGGCCTATCCGCCTCGAAGCTGATGATCCCGCTCTCCTACGCGGCCATCTTGGGCGGCACCTGCACGCTGGTAGGGACCAGCACCAACCTGGTGGTCAACGGCCTCCTCCTCGAGCGGACGTCGCTTCCCGGCCTGGGCATGTTCGACCTCGCCTGGGTCGGCCTGCCGACCGCGCTGCTGGGCGTCGCCATGATCGTCCTCACCAGCCGCTGGCTGTTGCCGGACCGGCGCCCGCCCATGAGCCAGCTCGGCGACCCCAGGGAGTACAGCGTCGAGATGATCGTGGACGGCGAAGGCGGCAGTGGCCCGCTGGTCGGCAAGTCCATCGAGGAGGCGGGCTTGCGCCACCTCTCGAGCATGTACCTAGCCGAGATCGAGCGAGGCGGCCGGATCATCCCGGCGGTGTCCCCGCGCGAGACGCTGCAAGCCGGTGACCGGCTCGTCTTCGTGGGGGTGGTGGAGTCGGTGGTGGAACTGCAGCGCATCCGCGGGCTCAGCCCGGCCACCGGCCAGGTCTTCAAGCTGAACGGCCCGCGCTCGCAGCGCTCGCTCATCGAGGCCGTCGTCTCCGACAGCTTCCCGCTGGTCGGCAAGACCATCCGCGCCGGGCGCTTCCGCTCGGTCTACAATGCCGTGGTCATCGCCGTGGCGCGGGGCGGCCGCCGGATCAGCGAAAAGCTCGGCGACATCGTGCTCAGGCCCGGCGACACCCTGCTGCTCGAGGCCAGGCCGTCTTTTGCCGTGCAGCAGCGCAACTCCCGCGACTTCTATCTGGTCAGCGCCATCGAGGACTCGAGCCCGCCCCGCCACGAGCGGGCGCTTCTTTCGGTCGCCATCCTGCTGGCCATGATCACGGCGGTGACGGTGGGCTGGCTCAGCATGCTCGAGGCCGCCCTGCTGGCCGCGGGCCTGATGGTGATCAGCCGCTGCTGCAGCACCGCCGTGGCCAGAAAGAGCGTCGACTGGTCGGTCCTGGTGGTGATCGCGGCGGCCTTTGGCATCGGCAGCGCGCTCGAGACCACGGGCGCCGCGGGGATGATAGCCGGCAGCCTGGTGGGCTTGGCGGGCGACAGCCCCTGGTTCAACCTGGTGATGTTCTACCTCGCCACCGCCCTGTTCAGCGCGGTGATCACCAACAACGCCGCCGCCGTGTTGATGTTTCCCATCGCCCTGGCGCTCTCCAGCAGCCTGGAGGTCAGCCTGATGCCGTTTGCCATCGCCATCATGATGGCGGCCTCGGCCAGCTTCGCCACGCCCATCGGCTACCAGACCAATCTGATGGTCTACGGGCCGGGCGGCTACCGCTTCGGCGACTACCTGAAGATCGGCCTGCCCCTCAACCTGCTCACCGCCCTGGTCGCCATCCTCATCATCCCGCGCATCTGGCCCTTTTAGCCCCAGTCCCCCTTAGCCCCAGACCCCTTAGCCCCAGTCCAGCTCCCAAGAGAGGAACCCCATGTCCACCACGAACCCGGCAACCGCAAACCTGAAAACCCTGCTTCCCCAGATCGCCGAGCTCGCCGCCGCGGCGGGCGAGGCCGTCATGAGCGTCTACGGGCAAGCCGACTTCGGCACCGAGTACAAGGAGGACGCCTCGCCGCTGACCCTGGCCGACCTGGCCTCGCACCGGCTCATCTGCGGGCGGCTGAGCGAGCTGACGCCCGAGCTGCCCGTGCTCTCCGAGGAGTCCAGCGCCACGCCCTACGCCGCGCGCCGGGGCTGGACCTCGTTTTGGCTGGTAGACCCCTTGGACGGCACCAAGGAGTTCGTCAAGCGCAACGGCGAGTTCACCGTCAACATCGCCCTGATCCAGGGCGGCCGGCCGGTCCTGGGCGTGGTCCACGCGCCCGTCCTGGAGACGACCTACGCGGCGGCCGAGGGTCTGGGCGCCCGCAAGGAGCAGGGCAACAGTGCCGCCGCCATTCACAGTCGGGCCGCGCAGGAGGGCGTCCTCAAGGTGGTAGCGAGCCGCTCGCACGCGGGCGCCGAGACGGGAGCGTTTTTGAACAGGCTCGAGCAGGCGGGTCTCGAGCCGGAGGTGCTCTCGATCGGCTCCTCGCTCAAGCTCTGC contains these protein-coding regions:
- a CDS encoding SLC13 family permease; translation: MPLEAWFTLGVVVVMLGVLTLTRIAPDVVFVGGLSLLLVSRVITPAEALAGLANQGVVTVGVLYVVVAGLRETGGIGWLVQRLLKQPRSLPDAQLKLMTPVTFMSAFLNNTPVVAMLIPAVNDWAKKYGLSASKLMIPLSYAAILGGTCTLVGTSTNLVVNGLLLERTSLPGLGMFDLAWVGLPTALLGVAMIVLTSRWLLPDRRPPMSQLGDPREYSVEMIVDGEGGSGPLVGKSIEEAGLRHLSSMYLAEIERGGRIIPAVSPRETLQAGDRLVFVGVVESVVELQRIRGLSPATGQVFKLNGPRSQRSLIEAVVSDSFPLVGKTIRAGRFRSVYNAVVIAVARGGRRISEKLGDIVLRPGDTLLLEARPSFAVQQRNSRDFYLVSAIEDSSPPRHERALLSVAILLAMITAVTVGWLSMLEAALLAAGLMVISRCCSTAVARKSVDWSVLVVIAAAFGIGSALETTGAAGMIAGSLVGLAGDSPWFNLVMFYLATALFSAVITNNAAAVLMFPIALALSSSLEVSLMPFAIAIMMAASASFATPIGYQTNLMVYGPGGYRFGDYLKIGLPLNLLTALVAILIIPRIWPF
- the cysQ gene encoding 3'(2'),5'-bisphosphate nucleotidase CysQ; protein product: MSTTNPATANLKTLLPQIAELAAAAGEAVMSVYGQADFGTEYKEDASPLTLADLASHRLICGRLSELTPELPVLSEESSATPYAARRGWTSFWLVDPLDGTKEFVKRNGEFTVNIALIQGGRPVLGVVHAPVLETTYAAAEGLGARKEQGNSAAAIHSRAAQEGVLKVVASRSHAGAETGAFLNRLEQAGLEPEVLSIGSSLKLCLVAEGAAHLYPRFGPTMEWDTAAAQCVVEQAGGRVTTLGGEPLGYNKADLLNPYFVVSGERAPDWQGYLGAAAGG